A single window of Flavipsychrobacter sp. DNA harbors:
- a CDS encoding Mur ligase family protein, with protein MYIHFIAIGGAIMHQLAIALHNKGHKITGSDDEINDPAKTNLKAKGILPDQEGWHTDRINSDIDAIVLGMHAKGDNPELKRAQELGLNIYSFPQYVYEVSKDKKRIVIAGSHGKTTITSMIMHILRHEGVDFDYLVGAKVEGFDLSVKLTDAPIIILEGDEYPASVIEKRPKVFFYHPHISVLSGIAWDHINVFPTYDIYLNQFEQYLEGIEKDVPVFYNNEDTEVQKVIASSAKHLNNTPYNTPNYKYDNGKAIVTANGKEYSVSVFGKHNLLNMQAAIAVCTELGINEDNSYNAIASFKGAARRLEKIIDTQELVAFRDFAHAPSKLKATLNATREAYPNHQLIACFELHTFSSLSDAFLKEYAHSMDAADEALVFFSHHAIALKGLPPISTEQVKAHFNRADLEAIDDKEILKNKVSTLLENKERPTCLLLMSSGTFDGIDWNSVSSQFSN; from the coding sequence ATGTATATACATTTCATAGCTATTGGGGGCGCTATTATGCACCAGCTAGCCATAGCATTACATAATAAAGGACACAAAATAACTGGTAGTGACGATGAAATAAACGACCCTGCCAAAACTAACCTGAAGGCAAAAGGCATATTGCCCGACCAAGAGGGCTGGCACACAGACCGCATCAATAGTGATATAGATGCGATAGTATTGGGCATGCATGCTAAAGGAGACAACCCGGAACTAAAGCGTGCTCAGGAATTAGGCTTGAACATCTACTCTTTCCCACAATATGTATACGAAGTAAGTAAAGACAAAAAACGAATTGTGATAGCTGGAAGCCATGGTAAAACAACCATTACTTCCATGATCATGCATATACTGCGTCATGAAGGGGTGGATTTTGACTACTTGGTTGGTGCTAAAGTTGAAGGGTTTGACCTTTCTGTGAAGTTGACCGATGCGCCCATCATCATATTGGAAGGTGACGAATACCCTGCATCCGTGATAGAAAAACGACCAAAAGTATTCTTCTATCATCCACACATCAGCGTATTAAGTGGCATAGCCTGGGACCATATCAATGTATTCCCTACCTATGATATTTACCTCAATCAGTTTGAGCAATATTTGGAAGGCATAGAAAAAGATGTGCCTGTTTTTTATAATAACGAAGACACAGAAGTGCAAAAAGTAATTGCCTCTTCTGCCAAGCATTTAAACAACACTCCGTACAATACCCCCAACTATAAATATGACAACGGCAAGGCCATTGTTACCGCTAATGGGAAAGAGTATTCAGTTTCTGTTTTTGGCAAGCACAACTTGCTCAATATGCAAGCCGCTATTGCTGTATGCACAGAGTTAGGTATTAATGAAGACAACAGTTATAATGCGATAGCCAGTTTTAAAGGTGCCGCGAGAAGACTTGAAAAGATAATAGACACACAGGAGTTGGTTGCCTTTAGAGATTTTGCGCATGCACCATCAAAACTAAAAGCCACCCTTAACGCTACAAGAGAAGCCTACCCTAACCATCAACTTATTGCCTGCTTTGAGCTTCATACCTTTAGTAGCCTTAGCGACGCTTTTTTAAAAGAGTATGCTCATAGTATGGATGCAGCCGATGAAGCTTTGGTCTTTTTCAGTCACCATGCCATAGCATTAAAAGGGCTACCGCCTATTAGTACAGAACAGGTAAAGGCTCATTTTAACAGAGCAGACCTTGAAGCTATAGACGATAAAGAAATACTTAAAAACAAAGTGAGTACCTTACTCGAAAACAAAGAACGCCCTACCTGTTTATTACTAATGAGTAGTGGCACCTTTGATGGAATTGATTGGAATAGTGTAAGTTCGCAGTTCAGCAACTAG
- a CDS encoding outer membrane beta-barrel protein: MKHIKILVAAVLFCFPLLATAQPGSPLKVDLGIKVGANFSSLSGNGWDNGLKAGLLGGVYGGVHTSKLGGQIELLFSQVKYDMNTKVLYDAGKNALGFNPTFNNQADSNKNGSVAVSYLQIPILFNLKVKGPIWLQVGPQYTSIIGLNDKENIFKDVKTVINTGDVSGVIGLQVKLTKLNVGARYIIGFSDLNSSSVSESWKQRTIQLHIGYSFL; encoded by the coding sequence ATGAAACACATAAAAATACTAGTTGCAGCAGTACTCTTTTGCTTCCCTTTATTGGCAACAGCACAGCCTGGCTCTCCACTTAAAGTAGACTTAGGTATTAAAGTAGGCGCCAACTTTTCTAGCCTTAGCGGCAATGGTTGGGACAATGGTCTTAAAGCGGGTCTTCTTGGTGGTGTTTACGGAGGCGTACACACAAGCAAGCTTGGCGGACAAATAGAATTACTATTCAGCCAAGTAAAGTATGATATGAATACTAAGGTGCTTTATGATGCTGGTAAAAATGCACTGGGATTTAACCCTACTTTCAATAACCAAGCAGACTCTAACAAAAACGGTAGTGTTGCCGTTAGTTATTTACAAATTCCTATACTTTTCAATCTAAAAGTAAAAGGTCCGATCTGGTTACAAGTAGGTCCTCAGTATACAAGCATCATTGGACTTAATGACAAGGAGAATATTTTTAAAGATGTGAAAACGGTTATTAATACTGGAGATGTTTCAGGTGTTATTGGCTTGCAAGTAAAATTGACCAAGCTAAATGTAGGTGCCAGATATATCATTGGTTTTTCTGACCTGAACAGCTCTTCTGTTTCAGAATCTTGGAAACAACGTACTATCCAACTACATATTGGTTATTCCTTCTTATAG